The proteins below are encoded in one region of Effusibacillus dendaii:
- a CDS encoding NAD(P)H-hydrate dehydratase: MHVVTSQEMRQLDHHTIDKIGIPALVLMENAGRETARVAADYFAKRAGADRKGRWLILAGKGNNGADAVVAARHLAEWGHHAEVVYAEPPETLRGDAAVQRDIAVRLGISCQLYQPDTIEWQRFDAVLDGLLGTGSKGAPRGPYAALIREANKSGLPILAVDIPSGLDADNGSLNAPCIRAEHTITFAFPKRGLVQQPGIGAAGQLTVVPIGIPAGLADQLGVKTFLLYEHTLRERLGVDPARPRQPNTHKGTYGHVLVAAGSRRMSGAGILCTKAALRSGCGLVTWAVPDHLLESLIGHVPEAMLAGVADEKRGDWSAVSPHELLALMEGKQAVVIGPGIGRFSEDFDWMKALWEGAACPLVIDADGLNMLADHLQKWPRRQAATVLTPHPGEMSRLMNLSVREIQADRIGTATQYAVEFGVTLVLKGAQTVIATPDGTAFVNTTGNPGMATGGMGDVLAGLIAGLLAQGHEAKQAACLGVWLHGRAGDQAAEKIGQNALLAGDLIHFLT, translated from the coding sequence ATGCACGTAGTAACCTCACAAGAGATGCGGCAACTGGATCATCATACGATTGACAAAATCGGCATCCCGGCGCTTGTCCTGATGGAAAATGCGGGGCGGGAAACGGCCCGGGTGGCAGCCGACTATTTTGCCAAACGGGCGGGAGCGGATCGGAAAGGGCGTTGGCTGATTCTGGCCGGCAAGGGAAACAATGGAGCGGACGCAGTGGTGGCCGCCAGACATCTGGCTGAGTGGGGGCATCATGCCGAAGTTGTCTATGCGGAGCCGCCCGAAACATTGCGGGGAGATGCGGCGGTACAGCGGGATATCGCTGTCAGATTGGGGATTTCCTGCCAGTTGTATCAACCGGATACGATCGAATGGCAGCGTTTTGATGCGGTGCTGGATGGCTTGCTTGGGACTGGCAGCAAAGGAGCCCCGCGCGGGCCGTATGCCGCTTTGATTCGGGAGGCGAACAAGAGCGGTCTGCCGATTTTGGCAGTCGATATTCCAAGCGGACTGGACGCGGACAATGGATCGCTGAACGCTCCCTGTATACGGGCCGAACATACGATCACGTTTGCATTTCCAAAAAGGGGTCTGGTGCAGCAACCGGGAATCGGGGCGGCCGGACAATTGACCGTGGTTCCGATCGGAATTCCCGCCGGATTGGCGGATCAACTCGGTGTCAAAACGTTTTTGTTATATGAACACACGCTGCGGGAACGATTGGGTGTCGATCCCGCAAGACCGCGCCAACCAAATACGCATAAAGGAACGTATGGACATGTGCTGGTGGCGGCAGGATCGCGGCGCATGAGCGGAGCCGGCATCTTATGTACAAAAGCGGCACTTCGCTCCGGCTGCGGGCTGGTCACTTGGGCTGTGCCAGACCATCTGCTGGAATCGTTGATCGGGCATGTACCGGAAGCCATGCTGGCGGGGGTTGCCGATGAGAAAAGAGGCGATTGGTCGGCTGTGTCCCCGCATGAGCTTCTGGCACTGATGGAAGGCAAACAGGCGGTGGTGATCGGGCCTGGCATTGGCCGATTTTCAGAAGACTTTGACTGGATGAAGGCGCTCTGGGAGGGGGCTGCCTGTCCGTTGGTGATTGATGCGGATGGGTTGAACATGCTCGCCGATCATCTGCAAAAGTGGCCGCGCCGTCAGGCGGCGACCGTCCTGACTCCGCATCCGGGAGAAATGAGCCGACTTATGAATCTGTCCGTGCGGGAAATCCAAGCAGACCGGATTGGGACCGCCACACAATATGCAGTGGAATTCGGTGTGACGTTAGTGCTGAAAGGGGCGCAAACAGTCATTGCCACTCCGGACGGAACCGCTTTTGTGAATACTACAGGCAATCCTGGAATGGCCACAGGCGGTATGGGCGATGTATTGGCCGGTCTGATCGCGGGGTTACTTGCACAAGGACATGAAGCAAAGCAGGCTGCCTGCTTGGGTGTCTGGCTGCATGGCCGGGCAGGTGATCAGGCGGCAGAAAAAATCGGGCAAAACGCCCTTTTGGCAGGGGATCTGATCCATTTTCTCACATAA
- a CDS encoding alpha/beta hydrolase, producing the protein MIRRSARRRNEPSPDFVDLSSFVVNTEEDGRLSRTGIFQSSEAQLKQIVRSILAYFRSTPGPNRLLFYCHGALVTENEAGELTRTHHKMFLANGIYPVFFIWQSSLQEIIGEHLTLMKNNRLELISDGEPLIDEILEEVARLFPEPWEMMKRRAEKVFADGGGWRFFTLLTQALRKMNVQAELHLVGHSAGSIVLASFLKQLLEKKINLYLHLKIGTCSLYAPACTVKLFEESYARAIERHLLRRFFLYTLSDELEREDPTVPYYRKSILYLVSSGFEAQSGDCPILGMQKHAKTSTVLQNLLSAGKAVWILAEKNPQTQRFPYGGKHIELVSHAVNHSSFTRDPATLNSTLRIILRSNQVPAEFS; encoded by the coding sequence ATGATTCGACGGTCTGCACGGAGACGCAACGAACCGTCGCCCGATTTTGTCGATCTCAGTTCATTTGTGGTCAATACGGAAGAGGACGGGCGGCTTTCCAGGACGGGAATTTTCCAAAGCTCAGAAGCGCAGTTGAAACAGATTGTACGCTCGATACTCGCTTATTTTCGCAGTACACCGGGCCCCAATCGGCTGCTGTTTTATTGTCATGGCGCTTTGGTGACCGAAAACGAGGCGGGGGAGCTGACGAGAACTCACCATAAAATGTTTTTGGCAAATGGAATTTATCCGGTTTTTTTCATTTGGCAGTCTTCGCTGCAAGAGATAATCGGTGAACATTTGACGCTGATGAAGAACAACCGACTGGAGTTGATTTCCGACGGGGAACCGTTGATCGATGAAATATTGGAAGAGGTCGCCCGTTTGTTTCCTGAACCGTGGGAGATGATGAAACGGCGCGCCGAAAAGGTATTTGCTGATGGCGGCGGTTGGCGGTTTTTTACGTTGCTGACGCAGGCGCTTCGCAAGATGAACGTGCAGGCGGAACTGCACTTGGTAGGGCACAGCGCCGGTTCCATTGTACTGGCTTCGTTTTTGAAACAATTGTTGGAGAAAAAGATAAACCTCTACCTCCATCTGAAAATCGGAACCTGCAGTTTATACGCGCCCGCCTGCACGGTTAAGCTGTTTGAGGAATCCTACGCGCGGGCGATCGAACGCCACCTGTTGAGACGATTTTTCCTGTATACTTTAAGTGATGAACTGGAACGGGAAGATCCGACAGTTCCTTACTACCGCAAATCGATTTTGTATTTGGTCAGTTCGGGATTTGAAGCGCAAAGCGGGGATTGCCCGATTCTCGGCATGCAAAAACACGCGAAAACGAGCACCGTTTTGCAAAATTTACTGTCTGCTGGCAAAGCCGTCTGGATCCTGGCGGAGAAGAATCCGCAAACGCAGCGTTTTCCATATGGAGGGAAGCATATCGAACTGGTGAGTCATGCGGTGAACCACAGTTCCTTTACGCGTGACCCGGCCACACTAAACTCTACGCTGCGGATCATTTTGCGGAGCAATCAGGTACCGGCTGAATTTTCATAA
- a CDS encoding glycoside hydrolase family 18 protein gives MSIPLSTGNIFALWQSWKVSTILLPKSTPGDNDETYCSSFRRPARSRQFDNDTCRPDEAVSRAQAAVVINRILHHMPKTVMGYTVNFSPSDTLSYHSVQTYGSNLAQTAIFGYTYDASGNLIQQGNQDSTLQESLQQKIMPELSINNQYNSTLAGNLLSNQTAQEN, from the coding sequence ATGTCTATTCCGTTGTCAACTGGAAACATTTTTGCATTGTGGCAAAGCTGGAAAGTGAGTACGATCTTATTACCAAAATCTACTCCGGGTGATAACGATGAAACGTACTGCAGCAGTTTTCGGCGGCCTGCTCGTAGCAGGCAATTTGATAACGACACCTGTCGCCCCGATGAAGCGGTCTCCCGCGCACAAGCTGCCGTTGTGATCAATCGCATTCTCCACCACATGCCGAAAACGGTAATGGGCTATACGGTGAATTTTTCTCCCTCTGATACGCTTTCCTACCACTCGGTGCAAACGTACGGTTCGAATTTGGCGCAAACTGCCATATTCGGCTACACGTATGACGCATCAGGCAATCTGATTCAACAAGGCAACCAGGATTCCACCCTCCAAGAGTCCCTGCAGCAAAAAATCATGCCTGAACTGTCGATTAACAACCAGTACAATTCCACGCTGGCCGGCAATCTATTATCCAACCAAACGGCGCAAGAGAACTGA
- a CDS encoding glycoside hydrolase, with the protein MEDHQSLYYKLDLVARYDIRGIGIWRLGLEDAPFRDTIANWQK; encoded by the coding sequence ATGGAAGATCATCAAAGTCTGTATTACAAACTGGATCTTGTTGCCCGTTACGACATTCGAGGCATCGGCATCTGGCGGCTCGGACTGGAAGACGCCCCGTTTCGGGACACGATTGCCAATTGGCAGAAGTAA
- a CDS encoding CvfD/Ygs/GSP13 family RNA-binding post-transcriptional regulator — MSTTSVEVGSIIEGKVTSIKPFGAFVAINESQQGLVHISQIAHSFVKEVSDHLSVGDTVQVKVMSIDPETGKVSLSIKEAMPKPETTTERRQPRENRRREGGNFGGGRNERSNVNRNDSRERFNTFEDQLKKWLKHSEENLATLNKKNNR, encoded by the coding sequence ATGTCAACAACATCGGTTGAAGTAGGCAGCATTATTGAGGGGAAAGTCACCTCAATCAAACCGTTCGGCGCTTTCGTGGCAATCAACGAATCCCAACAGGGTCTTGTTCATATTTCGCAGATTGCTCACAGCTTTGTAAAAGAAGTGAGCGACCATTTATCGGTCGGTGATACGGTACAGGTGAAAGTGATGTCGATCGATCCGGAAACGGGCAAGGTCTCTCTTTCTATTAAAGAAGCCATGCCAAAGCCGGAAACAACCACAGAACGTCGCCAACCGCGAGAAAATCGCCGCCGTGAAGGGGGCAATTTTGGTGGGGGCCGCAATGAACGGTCGAACGTCAATCGCAACGATTCGCGCGAACGTTTCAATACGTTTGAGGATCAATTGAAAAAATGGCTTAAGCATAGCGAAGAAAATTTGGCTACTTTGAACAAAAAAAATAATCGCTAA
- a CDS encoding SDR family NAD(P)-dependent oxidoreductase, giving the protein MKLKDKICLITNCGDYMGPAITAEFQKEGATVILQSRQFAAAKEQLASHGAQLEGVQVIEADFGARGVAATHIAKLVEERGRLDVLVNVNVHNPGSGTMLCETSDEEWDSMIHALMTELFYTTKAALPYMIDKQKGKIVNVTSAAGIVGLPKYTPYSAARAGANGFTKALGKEVARYNIQVNAIAQNYVENPAYFPNELIGNPDILKKITKNIPLGRLARGEESAKLAVFLASDDSDFFCGEVIKFAGGWG; this is encoded by the coding sequence ATGAAGTTGAAAGATAAAATTTGCCTGATCACCAACTGCGGAGATTATATGGGCCCCGCGATTACGGCCGAGTTTCAGAAAGAAGGGGCGACCGTGATTCTGCAGTCCAGGCAGTTTGCGGCGGCGAAAGAACAGCTTGCCAGTCATGGGGCGCAGCTGGAGGGTGTGCAGGTGATAGAGGCCGATTTTGGAGCAAGGGGAGTTGCCGCGACGCATATCGCAAAACTTGTGGAAGAACGGGGACGGCTGGATGTGCTGGTCAACGTAAACGTTCACAATCCCGGGTCTGGGACAATGCTTTGTGAAACATCGGATGAAGAATGGGATTCGATGATTCACGCGCTGATGACGGAACTGTTTTATACAACAAAAGCAGCGTTGCCATATATGATAGACAAACAGAAGGGGAAAATCGTCAATGTCACTTCCGCCGCCGGAATTGTCGGTCTTCCCAAGTATACGCCCTATTCGGCTGCCAGGGCGGGCGCAAATGGATTTACGAAAGCGCTTGGCAAGGAAGTAGCCCGCTACAATATTCAGGTCAACGCGATTGCACAAAACTATGTGGAAAATCCGGCCTATTTTCCGAATGAATTGATTGGCAATCCGGACATACTGAAAAAAATCACGAAAAACATACCCCTCGGCCGCTTGGCGAGGGGGGAAGAATCAGCGAAACTGGCCGTATTTCTGGCGTCCGACGATTCTGATTTCTTCTGCGGAGAAGTGATCAAATTTGCCGGTGGCTGGGGTTAA
- a CDS encoding NAD(P)/FAD-dependent oxidoreductase, giving the protein MKYDVIIVGAGPSGIFAAYELTLLNPQLKVILIDKGHNIFNRNCPILEGKLTKCPPPTKMKEYAGCLPACSITAGWGGAGAYSDGKFNLTTEFGGWMQDYLAPSKVLELIEYVDRINLEHGATTIITDPTTPAVASIERRAAAAGLKLLKARVRHLGTEENLKILQNIFGTLENKIETRFKTFVDDILTEELPGSTTKHKSYRVTGVRLKNGEELHADQVIIGPGRDGSEWLASLLKKRGVTMTNNQVDIGVRVETSNVIMQELNEHLYEAKFIFNTSVGTRVRTFCANPSGHVVVENHSGVMTANGHSYKDPALGSPNTNFALLVSHTFTEPFDKPIEYAKEISRRANDLSSGSVIVQKYGDILKGRRSTENRIREGFIEPTLKEAVPGDLGLVLPYNSMKSLIEMMEALDRVTPGIASEHTLFYGVEAKFYSARPRMNDKFETDIKGLFTVGDGAGITRGLAQASAAGVHVARYITGIR; this is encoded by the coding sequence ATGAAATACGATGTAATCATTGTCGGCGCCGGTCCCAGCGGTATTTTTGCCGCGTATGAACTTACCTTGCTGAATCCGCAGCTGAAAGTGATCCTGATTGACAAGGGACATAACATTTTCAATCGGAACTGTCCGATTTTGGAAGGAAAATTAACGAAGTGCCCGCCGCCCACCAAGATGAAAGAGTATGCCGGGTGCTTGCCCGCCTGTTCGATTACTGCCGGGTGGGGTGGGGCAGGCGCATACAGTGACGGAAAATTTAATCTGACGACCGAGTTTGGCGGCTGGATGCAGGACTATCTGGCCCCTTCCAAGGTGCTGGAACTGATCGAGTATGTGGATCGGATCAACCTCGAACATGGTGCAACGACGATTATTACCGATCCGACAACGCCAGCGGTGGCTTCCATTGAACGGCGCGCAGCGGCAGCCGGCTTGAAACTGTTGAAAGCGCGTGTCCGCCATTTGGGAACGGAAGAAAATTTGAAAATCCTGCAGAATATATTTGGCACGCTGGAAAATAAAATTGAAACGCGTTTTAAAACGTTTGTGGACGATATCTTGACGGAAGAATTGCCGGGCAGTACAACAAAACATAAATCATACCGTGTCACGGGCGTTCGTTTAAAAAACGGCGAAGAGCTCCATGCCGATCAGGTGATCATCGGACCGGGCCGGGACGGTTCGGAATGGCTTGCATCGTTATTGAAGAAGCGTGGCGTAACGATGACGAATAACCAGGTCGATATCGGCGTGCGTGTCGAAACATCAAACGTGATCATGCAAGAATTAAACGAGCATCTGTATGAAGCAAAGTTTATTTTCAACACATCGGTGGGAACGCGTGTACGCACATTTTGCGCGAATCCGAGCGGTCATGTGGTGGTCGAGAACCATTCGGGCGTGATGACAGCCAACGGCCATTCTTACAAAGATCCGGCGCTCGGCAGTCCGAACACGAATTTTGCGCTGCTGGTTTCCCATACATTTACGGAACCGTTCGACAAGCCGATCGAATATGCAAAAGAAATCAGCCGCCGCGCCAATGATCTGTCGAGCGGTTCGGTGATCGTTCAAAAGTATGGCGACATTTTAAAAGGCAGGCGGTCAACGGAAAACCGGATTCGGGAAGGATTTATCGAACCGACACTAAAAGAAGCGGTACCCGGCGATCTGGGGCTGGTACTGCCGTATAATTCGATGAAATCGCTGATCGAAATGATGGAAGCGTTGGACCGGGTAACGCCCGGCATCGCGTCGGAGCATACGTTGTTCTACGGGGTGGAAGCCAAATTTTACAGCGCCCGTCCCCGCATGAACGACAAGTTTGAAACGGATATCAAAGGACTGTTCACGGTCGGTGACGGCGCCGGAATTACGCGTGGACTGGCGCAGGCATCAGCGGCCGGTGTACATGTGGCCCGTTATATTACTGGCATACGTTAG